In the Nothobranchius furzeri strain GRZ-AD chromosome 1, NfurGRZ-RIMD1, whole genome shotgun sequence genome, ATTTCCAAAACGAGTGTAGTGTAGTCTCTGGGTACAGGTTACAGACGGAGCAATATATATTAATGTTCTGCTTAAATCTTTTATGAAGAAAATGCTTAGTTGGGTAGAATCTATGAATTATTTTAAGAGACTTCCTTCATTTTATTGGTAATCAAGAATATTTGCGGtaaagtgggttagggttagatgctTTGGCATGTTGGCGCTGGAGTGACGGCAGCCTTTCCAAGTAGCTCTGCAACAccggacttttttcttttttttctttttttcagacTAGGATTTTAACCTTAGTGATACAAGATGGATACTGCACTACTCAAAACTTCTGGAACCAGCTCCCTCATCTATTCGAGAGCGGAACTGCTGACACTAAGAACAAAGGGACAGGTCGGCTTGCGACATAACATTCCGGCTGAGATAAAGAGGAGCTACAGAGGCTGTAAGGCCGGAGCGAGGAAAGCGGATCACCGGAGGCGATTTAAACCATCAATCCCGACAGTGATAATGGGCAACGTGAACTCGCTGCAGAATAAAATGGACGAACTGTGTGCCCTGAATAACCTCCGACTATACCATGAGTGCAGTCTGTTTATCTACACGGAGACGTGGCTAACTGAGCTAACGCCACAGGCTAACATAGACCTAGGCGGTTTCACATCTGTAAGAGCCGATAGGGACACGCAGGCCAGTGGGAAAAGCAGAGGCGGGGGACTCATTGTCTATGTTAACAACAGATACTGCAACCCTAGACACGTCTCTGTCAAAGTTTCGGTATGCCGTCCGGATTTGGAgctgctagctgttagcttgcggCCATATTATCTACCTCGGGAGTTCAGTCatgtgatctgtgtgtgtgtttacattccTCCGGGGGCCGACGCAGCAGCTGCCTGtgagaaaatacacacagtcacagcAAGACTTCAAACACAAAACCCCGAggctttcattattatttctggaGATTTTAATCATGCCACACTGGATTCTACTCTGGCTGCTTTTCACCAGTTTGTGAATTGTCCCACAAGGAACAACAGGACAATTGACCTACTGTATGCTAATGTGAAGGATGCATACAGagccacccccctccccccactagGGAAGTCAGACCATAACCTGGTTTATCTACAGCCACAATACATACCCCTCGTCCAAAGGCAGCCTGTTACAATACGCTCCATCAGGAAATGGACCCCAGAAAAGGAGGATGCTCTGAGAGACTGTTATGACACCACAGACTGGGATGTGCTTCTGAGCCCACATGGTGAGGACATAGAGGGGGCGACACATTGTCTGACAGATTACCTCAACTTTTGTGTGGACACAGTCGCCCCTGCTAAGACGGTACGGTGTTATCCCAATAACAAACCGTGGGTAACACGGGAAGTCAAAGCTGTCCTGAACATGAAGAAGAAGGCATTTAGGAGCAAAGTGAAGGAGGAGATGAAAGCAGCACAGCAGGAGGTGAAACGCTGCCTGAGGGAAGCAAAGGACACCTACAGGAGGAAGGTGGAGCAGAAGTTGGAGAGGAACAATATGAGAGAGGTCTGGAATGGTGTGAAAACTATAACAGGCcacaacattaagaaaaacacagTGGGGGGGACTGTGGAGATGGCAAACGAACTTAACAACTTCTTCAACAGGTTTGACCAGCCCACAATCCACACACCCTCCCCCTCATTCTCACCCTCACTCTTACTACAGAGCCATCTAACCACTCTCCTACCTCCCTCGCATCCCCCCCTTCATGACACTATGACACCCCCCTTTTTCAATCATTTACCTCATAACTTCTCTCAATCATCTCCCAGTGTCACAGTGGACCAGGTCACGAGAGAATTGAGGAAACTTCGCCCCAGCAAGGCAGCAGGCCCAGATGAGGTGTGTCCCAGGATGCTTAAGGCATGTGCTACTGAACTTGGGGAGCCGCTACAACGAGTCTTCAATCTCAGCCTGCGACTGGGGAGAGTGCCCGTcctctggaagacatcctgcaTCGTTCCGGTCCCCAAAAAGAACCGGCCCAATGAGCTGAATGACTTCCGACCGGTGGCACTGACATCACATCTTA is a window encoding:
- the cradd gene encoding probable RNA-directed DNA polymerase from transposon BS, whose protein sequence is MDTALLKTSGTSSLIYSRAELLTLRTKGQVGLRHNIPAEIKRSYRGCKAGARKADHRRRFKPSIPTVIMGNVNSLQNKMDELCALNNLRLYHECSLFIYTETWLTELTPQANIDLGGFTSVRADRDTQASGKSRGGGLIVYVNNRYCNPRHVSVKVSVCRPDLELLAVSLRPYYLPREFSHVICVCVYIPPGADAAAACEKIHTVTARLQTQNPEAFIIISGDFNHATLDSTLAAFHQFVNCPTRNNRTIDLLYANVKDAYRATPLPPLGKSDHNLVYLQPQYIPLVQRQPVTIRSIRKWTPEKEDALRDCYDTTDWDVLLSPHGEDIEGATHCLTDYLNFCVDTVAPAKTVRCYPNNKPWVTREVKAVLNMKKKAFRSKVKEEMKAAQQEVKRCLREAKDTYRRKVEQKLERNNMREVWNGVKTITGHNIKKNTVGGTVEMANELNNFFNRFDQPTIHTPSPSFSPSLLLQSHLTTLLPPSHPPLHDTMTPPFFNHLPHNFSQSSPSVTVDQVTRELRKLRPSKAAGPDEVCPRMLKACATELGEPLQRVFNLSLRLGRVPVLWKTSCIVPVPKKNRPNELNDFRPVALTSHLMKTLERLFLNLLRPQVQHAQDTLQFAYKAGVGVEDAILYLLHRAYSHLDGGKGSVRILFLDFSSAFNTIQPGLLQEKLNRMEVDPCLVAWITDYLTNRPQYVRLKDITSGTVVSSTGAPQGTVLSPLLFTLYTSDFSYNSELCHIQKYADDTAIMGCIWDDQDAEYRGLVRDFVAWSHSNHLQLNTLKTKELVVDFGRSREGPVPIKIEGEEVEVVTKYKYLGLWMDNKLDWSCNTGHLYKKAQGRLYFLRRLRSFNICRKLLRMFYESVVAGVLLFAVVCWGSGTAKKDTSRLEKLIRKAGSVVGMKLDTLVSVAEKRTLKKLLDIMDNAGHPLHTAINKQKSLFSERLLLPKMRTNRLKNSFVPHAIRLYNSSLEGRGRRTRRTTEGGTPKL